Proteins from a genomic interval of Medicago truncatula cultivar Jemalong A17 chromosome 3, MtrunA17r5.0-ANR, whole genome shotgun sequence:
- the LOC25490198 gene encoding uncharacterized protein isoform X2 yields MGSLMAGWDSHTPDPKSESLERNRSLTKEEIDAFWRSKKETEDEHLTAISNLSRTIQPGKYEDTVPLARRMKKSFGMDVDKNMEQLKNMKKNGWWTKSNWAFLNEPPVMEAPTSK; encoded by the exons ATGGGCTCTCTTATGGCAGGATGGGACTCTCACACACCTGATCCTAAATCAG AATCACTTGAAAGGAATCGGTCACTCACCAAAGAAGAAATTGATGCTTTCTGGAGATCAAAGAAGGAGACCGAGGATGAACACCTTACAGCTATTTCCAATTTATCAAGGACTATTCAG CCCGGCAAATACGAGGATACCGTGCCCTTGGCCCGCCGCATGAAGAAATCATTTGGCATGGATGTTGACAAAAATATGGAGCAgcttaaaaatatgaagaaaaatggcTG GTGGACCAAGAGCAACTGGGCGTTTCTTAATGAACCTCCAGTGATGGAAGCTCCTACCAGCAA gtGA
- the LOC25490198 gene encoding uncharacterized protein isoform X1: MGSLMAGWDSHTPDPKSESLERNRSLTKEEIDAFWRSKKETEDEHLTAISNLSRTIQPGKYEDTVPLARRMKKSFGMDVDKNMEQLKNMKKNGWWTKSNWAFLNEPPVMEAPTSKYASQYHVANLGSSKLNTGHGISA; this comes from the exons ATGGGCTCTCTTATGGCAGGATGGGACTCTCACACACCTGATCCTAAATCAG AATCACTTGAAAGGAATCGGTCACTCACCAAAGAAGAAATTGATGCTTTCTGGAGATCAAAGAAGGAGACCGAGGATGAACACCTTACAGCTATTTCCAATTTATCAAGGACTATTCAG CCCGGCAAATACGAGGATACCGTGCCCTTGGCCCGCCGCATGAAGAAATCATTTGGCATGGATGTTGACAAAAATATGGAGCAgcttaaaaatatgaagaaaaatggcTG GTGGACCAAGAGCAACTGGGCGTTTCTTAATGAACCTCCAGTGATGGAAGCTCCTACCAGCAAGTATGCATCGCAGTATCACGTAGCCAACTTGGGATCATCAAAATTAAACACAGGACATGGAATTAGTGCTTGA